Proteins encoded by one window of Castor canadensis chromosome 2, mCasCan1.hap1v2, whole genome shotgun sequence:
- the LOC109677236 gene encoding olfactory receptor 8G5-like, which translates to MHPENHSTVTEFILAGLSQQPELQLPLFVLFLGIYVVTVVGNLGMITLILLSSHLHTPMYYFLTSLSFIDLCHSTVITPKMLVNFVTEKNIISYPECLTQLYFFLIFAISECHMLAAMAYDRYVAISNPLLYNVIMSHEVCFSLALGVYSCGVVCASIHIDFLLRVNFCKFNVINHYFCDLISVLKLSCSSTYVNELLILIFSGINILAPSLTILSSYIFIIASILCICSTEGRSKAFSTCSSHITAVAVFYGSAAFMYLNPSSVSSMNQGKVSSVFYTIVVPMLNPLIYSLRNKDVNVALKKTLERRAFLCQK; encoded by the coding sequence ATGCACCCAGAGAATCATTCCACAGTGACCGAGTTCATCCTGGCTGGGCTCTCACAGCAGCCAGAACTTCAGCTGCCCCTCTTCGTTCTCTTCCTAGGAATCTATGTGGTCACAGTGGTGGGGAACTTGGGTATGATCACCCTTATCCTTCTCAGTTCTCACctgcacacccccatgtactaTTTCCTCACCAGTCTCTCCTTCATTGACCTCTGCCATTCCACTGTCATTACTCCCAAAATGCTGGTAAACTTTGTGACAGAGAAGAACATCATATCCTACCCTGAATGCTTGACTCAGCtctatttcttcctcatttttgctATCTCAGAGTGTCACATGTTGGCAgcaatggcctatgaccgctatgttgcCATCAGTAACCCCTTGCTTTACAATGTCATCATGTCCCATGAAGTCTGCTTTTCCCTGGCTTTAGGGGTATATAGCTGCGGTGTAGTTTGTGCATCAATTCATATAGACTTTCTGCTTAGAGTTAATTTCTGCAAATTCAATGTAATCAACCATTATTTCTGTGATCTTATTTCTGTTCTAAAGCTCTCCTGTTCTAGTACTTATGTCAATGAATTACTAATTCTTATCTTCAGTGGAATTAATATCCTTGCCCCCAGTCTGACAATCCTTAGCTCTTACATCTTCATCATTGCCAGCATCCTCTGCATTTGTTCCACAGAGGGCAGGTCCAAAGCCTTCAGCACCTGTAGCTCCCACATCACAGCAGTTGCTGTCTTCTATGGTTCTGCAGCCTTCATGTATCTTAACCCATCATCTGTCAGTTCCATGAACCAAGGCAAAGTGTCCTCTGTGTTTTATACCATTGTTGTGCCCATGTTGAACCCTttgatctacagcctgaggaataaGGATGTCAATGTTGCTCTGAAGAAAACACTGGAGAGAAGAGCATTCCTGTGTCaaaagtaa
- the LOC109702072 gene encoding olfactory receptor 10D1B-like isoform X2, with protein sequence MRNLSVVTEFILLGIPHMKGLKTTLFVLFLSFYIFTLMGNLLILLAIISSSRFHTPMYFFLCKLSVCDIFFPSVSSPKLLFYLLGNSRAISYAGCVSQLFFYHFLGCTECFLYTVMAYDRFVAICYPLYYSIIMSHKVCTILAMGTSFFGCIHATFLTTLTFQLPYCGPNEVHYYFCDIPVMLKLACADTSVLEVMGLISVGLMPLSCFFLILTSYSCIVCSILQMHSAEGRHQAFSICSAHLIAILLSLMPVVLIYLQPTPNSWLNATVQVLNNLVTPTVNPLIYSLRNKEVKYSLKHIFITYYLSL encoded by the exons ATGAGGAATCTCTCGGTGGTGACAGAGTTTATCCTTCTTGGCATTCCACACATGAAGGGATTGAAGACCACGCTCTTTGTCCTGTTTTTGTCCTTCTACATCTTCACCCTCATGGGGAACCTGCTCATACTCCTGGCAATTATCTCTTCCTCCCGATTTcacactcccatgtacttcttcctgtgCAAGCTGTCTGTGTGTGACATATTTTTCCCTTCTGTGAGTTCCCCCAAGTTGCTCTTCTACCTCCTAGGAAACAGCCGGGCCATCTCCTATGCAGGCTGTGTGTCCCAGCTCTTTTTCTACCATTTCCTGGGATGTACTGAATGTTTCCTGTACacagtgatggcctatgaccgttTTGTTGCCATATGTTATCCTCTATACTACTCAATAATCATGAGCCACAAAGTGTGCACCATCCTGGCTATGGGGACCTCATTTTTTGGTTGCATTCATGCCACTTTTCTAACCACTCTCACCTTCCAGTTGCCCTACTGTGGTCCTAATGAGGTGCATTATTACTTCTGTGATATCCCAGTAATGTTGAAGCTGGCTTGTGCAGACACATCAGTTCTGGAGGTGATGGGGCTCATCAGTGTTGGCCTCATGCCCCTCAGCTGCTTCTTTCTCATTCTAACCTCCTACAGCTGCATTGTCTGCTCCATCCTGCAGATGCATTCTGCTGAGGGACGACACCAAGCCTTTTCCATCTGCAGTGCTCACCTCATTGCCATCCTCCTCTCCCTTATGCCAGTGGTCCTCATCTACCTGCAGCCTACTCCCAATTCCTGGCTTAATGCAACTGTTCAGGTCCTAAATAACCTGGTCACCCCCACGGTGAATCCTTTGATCTACAGCCtaagaaataaagaagtaaaatattcTCTGAAG catatttttattacttattatttatcTCTCTAA
- the LOC109702072 gene encoding olfactory receptor 10D1B-like isoform X1, producing the protein MRNLSVVTEFILLGIPHMKGLKTTLFVLFLSFYIFTLMGNLLILLAIISSSRFHTPMYFFLCKLSVCDIFFPSVSSPKLLFYLLGNSRAISYAGCVSQLFFYHFLGCTECFLYTVMAYDRFVAICYPLYYSIIMSHKVCTILAMGTSFFGCIHATFLTTLTFQLPYCGPNEVHYYFCDIPVMLKLACADTSVLEVMGLISVGLMPLSCFFLILTSYSCIVCSILQMHSAEGRHQAFSICSAHLIAILLSLMPVVLIYLQPTPNSWLNATVQVLNNLVTPTVNPLIYSLRNKEVKYSLKKIVQQVAFIPEK; encoded by the coding sequence ATGAGGAATCTCTCGGTGGTGACAGAGTTTATCCTTCTTGGCATTCCACACATGAAGGGATTGAAGACCACGCTCTTTGTCCTGTTTTTGTCCTTCTACATCTTCACCCTCATGGGGAACCTGCTCATACTCCTGGCAATTATCTCTTCCTCCCGATTTcacactcccatgtacttcttcctgtgCAAGCTGTCTGTGTGTGACATATTTTTCCCTTCTGTGAGTTCCCCCAAGTTGCTCTTCTACCTCCTAGGAAACAGCCGGGCCATCTCCTATGCAGGCTGTGTGTCCCAGCTCTTTTTCTACCATTTCCTGGGATGTACTGAATGTTTCCTGTACacagtgatggcctatgaccgttTTGTTGCCATATGTTATCCTCTATACTACTCAATAATCATGAGCCACAAAGTGTGCACCATCCTGGCTATGGGGACCTCATTTTTTGGTTGCATTCATGCCACTTTTCTAACCACTCTCACCTTCCAGTTGCCCTACTGTGGTCCTAATGAGGTGCATTATTACTTCTGTGATATCCCAGTAATGTTGAAGCTGGCTTGTGCAGACACATCAGTTCTGGAGGTGATGGGGCTCATCAGTGTTGGCCTCATGCCCCTCAGCTGCTTCTTTCTCATTCTAACCTCCTACAGCTGCATTGTCTGCTCCATCCTGCAGATGCATTCTGCTGAGGGACGACACCAAGCCTTTTCCATCTGCAGTGCTCACCTCATTGCCATCCTCCTCTCCCTTATGCCAGTGGTCCTCATCTACCTGCAGCCTACTCCCAATTCCTGGCTTAATGCAACTGTTCAGGTCCTAAATAACCTGGTCACCCCCACGGTGAATCCTTTGATCTACAGCCtaagaaataaagaagtaaaatattcTCTGAAGAAGATAGTACAGCAAGTGGCCTTCATACCTGAGAAGTGA